The following DNA comes from Palaemon carinicauda isolate YSFRI2023 chromosome 27, ASM3689809v2, whole genome shotgun sequence.
atatatataaatatatataaatatatatatatatataaatatatatatatataaatatatatatatatatataaatatatatatatatatatatatatatatatatatataaaatatatatatatatatatatatatatatatatatatatatatatataaatatataaatatatatatatatatatatatatatatatataaaaatatatatatatatatatatatatatatatatataaatatatatatatatatatatatatatatatatatatatatatatatatatatatataaatatatatatatatatatatatatatatatatatatatatatataaatatatatatatatatatatatatatatatatatatatatatatatatatatatatacatatatagacacatacatacacacacgcatatatatatatatatatatatatatatatatatatatatatatatatatatatatatatatatatatatatatagatatatatatatatgtatgtgtgtgtttgtatatgttatGCCACTTGTACTTCATTATGTAAGGGAGATTAAAATTTTACTGGAGGAACGGCAAATTTTAAGCAACATTATAATTAAAATCACGTAAATGTTATGACACCAACAAGCTTAAGAATTATCTATATGTAGTTCGGCCAATGGAACTCTTACCTTGTGCTTatagaataataatgaatatacaatTGTAAGGCGCATGATGCATAGACTTTCAAAGGAATTTATTATATACCAATTTATATTTATCCATTAAGGAACGACTGAGCACTCTATTTTAAGGACGTGACCATAGATTGGAAACCAATTTATTGAATTTTATTAAGCAGACATTTGGAACCCAGTTACTGTATTTGTATTCAGAAGATATTTGAAACCATCTAATATTTTTGCCACATGTATTTCAGTCACCATTCATTGAAAGCCTATCGTATCTCTAGTCAGCACACGTTGGAAATCTATTTGTTGATCTTCATTCAATACACATTAGAAACCCGTTTATAGGATGTTAGTCATTGAATTTTAGTCACCAAACATTAGTAACTTTCAAATCTTAGGTAAAATTCAGAAACATGTCTTATCAAAATTTTCCTTAGACCATATGGACTCCAATTACTAAGCCAAGACTTAAATTTTTGGCATCAAGGgtcgggataaaaaaaaaaataaaataaaaataaaataaaataggcgTACGGTACACAGTGTGATGCCCCAACGATTCAACTTAAATTTTCGTGTTGAGGAAATTCAGGATATTTACTCATCCAATGGTTTTGACACTTCCCATTAGAGCCAATTTCACCTGGATGCCCTTTGTGCACCGGTCTGTACTGGTCACTTCGGGGAAAGGAGCGAAGGATACCCGAGCAGGGAATCAGTCAACTTGGACAGGAAGGATAAAAATTCCaagaatgttctttttttttttttttttttttttttttttttcaaatttctaaattttaatgaaataaacaaaaatccAAGCCATGTTAATATACAGAAAGGGTAGATTTTTCTTaaaattctaatgattttattagtTCCCAAATTtctaattttgaattaataaatccAAATCATGTTGATttacaaaaaggaaattttttcaaattctaattttaataaatttaataaatcaaTATCCAAGGCATGTTAAGGATAAAAATTCgaattttagtttttaaatttctAATTTAAATTGAATGAATCAATACCCCAATCTATCCAATCAATGTATGATTAACACTGGATTTTGATAAGACGCAAAATCATACCCGTATGGTCCATAGTGGCACACAGAACCGGGAGGTCTTTTAAGAGTACCAATCAGGGATGGGAGGGAGGGGTTGGCAAGGTCCCGGTGACGTCACAATAAAATTTGACCTTGCTTGGCCCTTTATATACTTGATGCCGGCATCCAGAGCCACGTTCAATCGTTACCCATCGTATCTGTTGTTCACAGTTTGCTTTACTAGTTCACACGACCAGTCCCCAGAGGTAGATTGGTCGTAATACAATTAAAAGCTTTAAACTTTGTTTCGAGAGATAGAACTTGCTTATTTATATAAACTTGTCCAATCTTTGAGAAACTTTAAAATATGCAGCTCCAAACTTATTTCCTAGTACTCTGCGCTTGCGTCCTGAAGCTCGTCTCAACTTCTGTCAATGGTGAGTACCGTGAATGACTTTcacaaaaaaaatttgtttaaaaaaaaaaagcattgagaaactctaaatattaagatataagtttttttttagattacttCTGCCACTAAGTACTAATATAATTCATCTTACCCTTCCCTAGTGATAAATTTTGATTAGCTGTAAGATTATGGGCTACAAAGCCCGGCCATGTCATTTGGCGATCGAGTGCAAATAAGCGGAGGGGGCGGGTGGGGTAGTTACGAGGATTATTAGAGTTAAAAGGTTGGGCACCAAGATCATGGCAAAATCTATCAAGGAATGCGGACTAAACGCAtcagaaatgaaataataataataacaaaaaatagatTTCATTAAAGTTTTAACTAAGATTCTGAGACTGATTTCATAGAATAAGTCACTTACATTTCAACCATTAATATTTAATTTAATCATGTTGCCAATTGCCAGCCTGTCAATGAAGAACACTTCTATTGGCAATAGAAATATATTGCCAATAGAAATTTTAATAGAATAATCCTAAAGTAAAactaatttatattaatttaatttgatttaattaattGATATAGATCTTCATAAGGATTTTGATGTGTTCACTTTCAAATCTTAAATCAATAAACAGCTTACACTATGCAGTTACTCCTAAGCTTTGCCAACTTCATGACAGGCTCGCAAATGCTCACCTTTACTGGTTCATCAAAATTGGAGATCATCATCCTGTTATTATAGTTAGAAAATGTATTGAAAACAGTAATAACTTCACTAATTATTCGAGACATACGATACCCGATTATATCTAGTCCCATTTTTATTTATGGTCAATTACACTTTTCCTGGCATGCAGGAATAAGATTTTACTAAACCTAAGATAAATCAGGTGATGCCAAAGCTTTAAGTACTTTCAACAAAGAACTTTCAATGTTACGATTAAACCAAATTTTCTTGTATATAAATTTAGAATCTGGCATAACGCATTTTCAGGAGTTAATAAATAATTAGGGCTATTAAAAGAATCGAGCTACAAGAAATtacttaaatttatttttctttaaactaaAAATCTGTCATTCGTTAAATACAATTAAAACCAGGGCTTACAGCAACCCTATATTCAGATTGGTCAGCGACACcaattatttaaaatacaaaattgTTAAAGTTACATTCCAGTAACCACCCAAGACCTAGACTTCCCGTAAACGAGATCGCCACTTTAGGCAATGCTGTAGGAAGCATTACATACCCGCCATTATATGTGGTAACCCGAGAAGTATAGTGTTGCTTCCAGCCTCGCGTGCTGATCTTGTGGTCCAGGCTACTGGGTATTGTAATTTACAGGCGTATTTGCAGTCTTAGAACGACACTGAGCTATTTATCAAAGTTGTTCCTAGTCACTCATCCGAGCCAGATTGTTCTGTGCCAGTGCCACACCTGTAACGAAATTATAGGATAAGATGCCGGATACCTCTAGCTAGACTTTTTAAGATACCGGGTACCACCAATGCAGTCTCAATATGTAGAGACGACAGTGGTACCACTCGCTAAACTTAGTTATTCAGAGTTATCCCCACTCGCTGAAGACACTTTACAATCAATAAACCTAATTCGCCAAAACTAAGTATCATATTAACCCACCACTCCCAAAGCCAACTTTTGATAAAACGAAGTATTCGACAAAATGCAACCTACACACAAATTACAAAAAAGGATACTAAACAGTACCATGactaatgtataaaatataaagcgTAACTCATGAAATACGTACTTATAATTAGTGCAAGGGATTCCAAGAGCTCCTTCCTCAGCAAGATTAATAGCGCTATGCCAGCTTTGAGGAGCAACGTATCTCACGGCAAGTAAGGCTGCGGTAGTTGTGTTAGAAAGCCTACCCAAGACTGTACCTGCCATGCACCAGCAACGCTGGTAGCATTCGTGTTTGTCGTTGTAgcctggaatttaaaaaaaaaatctaaactttttGCATAATACAAAATTCTAGAAATAACCACAGTTAATTAGTTTTAAAGCTGTTCACATTACTCAAATTTCCAAGAATTGGAAAACTAAAATAATAGGCCTATGCATTCTACTTACCAAGAACCATATAAAGCCCGAATCTTATTCCGTTTCCAAACATGACAATAGGGTCGTTGGCGTTTTTGCCCTTTAATAATCCGTCGAAGATTTCTCCGAGAGCGCCCAATAACCGTTCCGCTATTATTACATGAAAGCCTTCGAAGGGCTTCTCCGTAACAGAAGTATCGGTTTGATCTTGGTCATCGAAAACAGATTTTTGATAAAATTTCCCGGTCTTCGGATTTGAAGCGGTAGCTTTATTACAGATACACTgaaatgtaaattacatatttgtATTACCTGAAAATTGGCAATATATTGTACCGacaatacattaaaaataaagaaGAGTAACTCATTTTCCAATATGCCTTTATTGTGCTAACAAAATATTAGAACTAAAACACTTTTAAACATCTAACAATGAACGACATTTATAACTTTGGCGCATGAATGGCATTAATAGCCAAGTATCGTAATTGCAAAAACTAAATTTATACACCTAAATATGcagcacaattaaaaaaaaaatggtataaacagCAATACCACGCAAATTAAGACTTACGGCGGCGATCACACAAATACCAATTAACACAGCGACAGATTTAACCTCCATGGCTTCTGTAACAAGTCATCCATACACTCCAGAATTTCGTTAGAGACTTGCGAATGTCTTTCTAAATATCCGCCATACACCATTCTTTCCCAAAATCGAATCTTAACTGAGCAGGTTCAAGGAAACTGGTACAAATTTCAGTTTTTGAAGGCGGAGCAAGTCTAGTCTTAACCAATCACACGTTATAGACTAAACTAGAGTACAGCTAATAGACCAATTCCTAATGATTTCAAGTATAgtaaatggaattattattattattattattattattattattattattattattattattattattattattattattacctaaaataTGCATTTAGTCACGTGTTATGTATATAAACTTTTCTAACAAGCCTTCACCTTGTACTGTACATTGCCCATAATATATGTGAGCAGAGATACGAGAGCGAATTGCCTTATATTGCTTATTCATTCTGTGCCAATTGCTAATATCATGACTCAATTACCACCATGGTTTCAGTCATCCATCCCTACTACCACAAAGAACAACACTAACTTATCGAAATGAGATTCAGTGGCATAGAAATTATATACGACGTATTTTAGGAAACACTCTGCAATCAAGAAATTGCggcctttaaatctctctctctctctctctctctctctctctctctctctctctctctctctccacacacacacacaacacattccCTTTCACTTTCTTTATTATTCAGAACAATCACATTGTCCATCGTGTTATGAATGTTGCTTTTCATACTTCAGTTAACATTGAATATCATAGCAATGGCCGGAATAGCAAAATCCAAGACTGCTTTTCTTTTCTATGTTATTGCCATGGTGGCAAGTAACATATTTAATAATTGCATGAAGATTATGATCATAGGACTAACAAAAAACTTCTTACAAGAATTCAAAGCATTTCGATATAAAATATTCGACAATAACAGCCAGTTTGAAAATGTTATAATTTACCGAGATTTTATGGGACACTTATTTGCATGTTTAAATATGACGTGACTGAAATCATGTTTTTCTTGCTTATAAAAGTCTATGGGTGATAAAATACATATGTTTGACTGGGCGATTATGTGTATGGCTCCGTTCTTTATATTTTAACACGTGAATATTACCCTCTGTTTTGCATTTTCACCATATTAATGCAGTTTTGTTTATCTTATTGAAtaaacatattgagagagagagagagagagagagagagagagagagagagagagagagagagagagagagagagagagagagagagagatgtgcatacTATCCTTTCCTTTGCGATGGTCAGCTAAATAAGCCAACTGGGTCCTTGGCCGCTTACCTGACTCTTAGCAT
Coding sequences within:
- the LOC137621132 gene encoding uncharacterized protein — translated: MEVKSVAVLIGICVIAACICNKATASNPKTGKFYQKSVFDDQDQTDTSVTEKPFEGFHVIIAERLLGALGEIFDGLLKGKNANDPIVMFGNGIRFGLYMVLGYNDKHECYQRCWCMAGTVLGRLSNTTTAALLAVRYVAPQSWHSAINLAEEGALGIPCTNYKCGTGTEQSGSDE